A single window of Thermodesulfobacteriota bacterium DNA harbors:
- a CDS encoding ATP-binding cassette domain-containing protein has protein sequence MSEPIIRLVGVTKRFGEQVVLDRVDLDIPAGKTTVIAGGSGQGKSVTLKLILGLLKPDAGQILVDGQDIGRLGRRQLATVRMLFGVLFQGGALFDSMTVYDNVALPLRERTRLPEEEIRSRVMETLKVLDLAGHEHKFPAQLSGGMRKRVGLCRALQLQPRIMLFDEPTTGLDPRTSREIYQLFYRTQLQYGYTSVIVSHDIPKVFTLADRIVVLNRGVIQTFDSPEAIQTSQVPEIKQFVATTMGHVYSSREVEG, from the coding sequence ATGAGCGAGCCGATCATCCGCCTTGTCGGGGTCACCAAGCGGTTCGGCGAGCAGGTGGTCCTGGACCGGGTGGACCTGGACATCCCGGCCGGCAAGACGACGGTGATCGCTGGCGGCAGTGGCCAGGGCAAGAGCGTCACTCTGAAGCTGATCCTGGGCCTCCTGAAGCCGGACGCCGGCCAGATCCTGGTGGATGGCCAGGATATCGGCCGCCTGGGCCGGCGGCAGCTGGCCACCGTCCGCATGCTCTTCGGGGTGCTGTTCCAGGGCGGCGCCCTGTTCGACTCCATGACCGTCTACGACAACGTCGCCCTGCCCCTGCGGGAGAGGACGCGGCTGCCAGAGGAGGAGATCCGGAGCCGGGTCATGGAGACCCTCAAGGTTTTGGATCTCGCCGGCCACGAGCACAAGTTTCCGGCGCAGCTCTCCGGCGGCATGCGAAAAAGGGTGGGGTTGTGCCGGGCCTTGCAGTTGCAGCCGCGGATCATGCTGTTCGACGAGCCCACCACCGGCCTCGATCCCCGCACCTCCCGGGAGATCTACCAGCTCTTCTACCGCACGCAGCTGCAATACGGCTACACCTCGGTGATCGTCAGCCACGACATCCCCAAGGTCTTCACCCTGGCGGACCGGATCGTGGTCCTCAACCGCGGGGTGATCCAGACCTTCGATTCGCCGGAGGCCATCCAGACGAGCCAGGTGCCGGAGATCAAACAGTTTGTGGCCACCACCATGGGCCACGTCTATTCCAGTCGGGAGGTGGAGGGATGA
- the rpmF gene encoding 50S ribosomal protein L32 translates to MALPKRRHSHARTHKRRAHDALNPTTIATCPKCQAPKLPHRLCGGCGFYKDRSVIRMDEVES, encoded by the coding sequence ATGGCGCTTCCCAAACGACGTCATTCCCACGCCCGGACCCATAAGCGCCGGGCTCATGACGCCCTCAATCCCACCACCATCGCCACCTGCCCCAAGTGCCAGGCGCCCAAGCTGCCGCATCGGCTTTGCGGCGGTTGCGGCTTCTACAAGGACCGGAGCGTCATCCGCATGGACGAGGTTGAGTCCTAG
- the plsX gene encoding phosphate acyltransferase PlsX: protein MPRIALDAMGGDRGPVELVAGAVQAAQLFHLDVVLVGDEPVLRAALEAMSGEGPGLSIVHASQVVAMDEAPIEAVKRKKDSSIVRACELVRRGEADAVVSAGNSGATMAAAVTTFGRLKGVARPGIASIFPTLKDPLVMMDVGANVDCRPQHLFQFGLMAAAFSACALGRERPRVGLLSIGEEGGKGNALVKKAHDLFQKSSLNYVGNVEGRDTFLGDVDVIVCDGFVGNVCLKLSEGLAEALVAMLRLELERTFLAKVGYLLAKRAFKAFRRRVDYAEYGGAPLLGLKGTGIVCHGRSNAKAIMNAIRMAGEGVERHVNEHLLELLAAAAHLTAAEGAAMPPGGDGR from the coding sequence GTGCCGCGGATAGCCTTGGACGCTATGGGCGGCGATCGGGGACCGGTCGAGCTCGTTGCCGGGGCGGTTCAGGCGGCCCAGCTCTTCCACCTGGACGTGGTCCTGGTGGGTGACGAACCGGTGCTGCGAGCAGCCCTGGAGGCCATGTCCGGCGAGGGACCCGGTCTGTCCATCGTCCACGCCTCCCAGGTGGTGGCCATGGACGAGGCGCCCATCGAGGCGGTGAAGCGCAAGAAGGACTCGTCCATCGTCCGGGCCTGCGAGCTGGTCCGGCGGGGCGAGGCCGACGCCGTGGTCTCGGCCGGCAACTCCGGCGCCACCATGGCGGCCGCGGTCACCACCTTCGGCCGCCTGAAGGGCGTGGCCCGGCCGGGCATCGCCAGCATCTTCCCCACCCTCAAGGACCCGCTGGTCATGATGGACGTGGGGGCCAACGTCGATTGCCGGCCCCAGCATCTGTTCCAGTTCGGCCTGATGGCCGCCGCCTTTTCGGCCTGCGCCCTGGGCAGAGAGCGACCCCGGGTGGGGCTCTTGAGCATCGGCGAGGAGGGCGGCAAGGGCAATGCCCTGGTCAAGAAGGCCCACGACCTCTTCCAGAAGAGCAGCCTCAACTATGTGGGCAACGTGGAGGGCCGGGACACCTTTCTGGGCGACGTGGACGTCATCGTCTGTGACGGCTTTGTGGGCAATGTCTGCCTCAAGCTGTCCGAAGGGCTGGCCGAGGCCCTGGTGGCCATGCTGCGGCTGGAGCTGGAGCGGACCTTCCTGGCCAAGGTGGGCTACCTTCTGGCCAAGCGGGCCTTCAAGGCGTTCCGCCGCCGGGTGGACTACGCCGAATATGGGGGCGCGCCTCTTCTGGGGCTCAAAGGCACCGGGATCGTCTGCCACGGTCGATCCAACGCCAAGGCGATCATGAACGCGATCCGGATGGCGGGAGAAGGGGTGGAGCGGCACGTGAATGAGCATCTGCTGGAGCTCTTGGCCGCCGCCGCCCATCTGACCGCTGCGGAGGGTGCGGCGATGCCGCCGGGGGGGGACGGACGGTGA
- a CDS encoding HDOD domain-containing protein, with product MEALMLDPATLETVLERAGVGELPTLPVVAAKLLNLTRSERTAVGDLVKVVETDPVISAKVLRIVNSAAYALPQRIGSLHQAVMLLGFSAMQALALEVVIFEGLVKGGRRSRFDRVFFWQHCLAVASLAGGLAEACGHPHPEEVYVAGLLHDLGKLILDARGRIRYREVVDGRGQSEIPMVEEERQLVGLGHDDLGGHFCAQWGLPERVGLAVKWHHRRFAGLRLAAHDALLVAAVSLANYLAWIQGVGSVRLRRHPILQPEVEEIIDLERLDLRALLARMDRDVQGVAAFYGLQFPAPEQFREHLLWANIRLGRVSSRYYFLKEDAREQLSACLRLRQSLTRPHHSLEAGEIVASTLEAVRQDFGFDRVCLLRVDPDSRSLVVVDARDSRGQAGGLVGIGIGLPADAGGFLECLRRKEPAIISGRTGHEATVLAQMRVAALGLVPFGIGTPSAAVIGVDHAVSRRPLDMEALRSLAIVAHELGVALENARRFEELKTRANLDGLTGVANRAALGEALAVACRGGRDLRPFSIAMLDVDHFKRFNDRFGHQAGDRVLELVASALKSGSRPSDLVGRYGGEEFLVLLAGADTAEAVGCAERLRAEIEELGRLLARRFTGHALTVSIGVATTIPGEEEPANLVERADRALYMAKAAGRNRVVCAQAGGSAAALMAG from the coding sequence ATGGAGGCCTTGATGCTGGATCCGGCGACCCTGGAGACGGTCCTGGAGCGGGCTGGGGTGGGGGAGCTGCCGACCCTGCCGGTGGTGGCGGCCAAGCTCCTCAACCTCACCCGCAGCGAGCGAACCGCGGTGGGGGATCTGGTGAAGGTGGTGGAGACCGACCCGGTCATCTCGGCCAAGGTGCTGCGCATCGTCAACTCCGCCGCCTATGCCCTGCCGCAGCGCATCGGCTCCCTCCATCAGGCGGTGATGCTCCTGGGCTTTTCCGCCATGCAGGCCTTGGCCCTGGAGGTGGTGATCTTCGAGGGCCTGGTCAAAGGCGGCCGCCGGTCCCGCTTCGACCGCGTCTTTTTCTGGCAGCACTGTCTGGCGGTGGCCTCCCTGGCGGGCGGGTTGGCCGAGGCCTGCGGCCATCCCCATCCGGAAGAGGTCTATGTGGCCGGCCTGCTCCACGATCTCGGCAAGCTGATTCTGGACGCCCGCGGTCGCATCCGCTACCGGGAGGTGGTGGATGGCCGCGGCCAGTCCGAGATCCCCATGGTGGAGGAGGAGCGGCAGCTGGTGGGCCTGGGCCATGACGACCTGGGCGGCCATTTCTGCGCCCAGTGGGGCCTGCCGGAGCGGGTGGGGCTGGCGGTGAAATGGCACCACCGGCGTTTCGCCGGGCTGCGCTTGGCGGCCCACGATGCCCTCCTGGTGGCCGCTGTTTCCCTCGCCAACTACCTGGCCTGGATCCAGGGGGTGGGCTCGGTGCGCCTGCGGCGGCATCCGATCCTGCAGCCGGAGGTGGAGGAGATCATCGACCTGGAGCGCCTGGACCTGCGGGCGCTTCTGGCGCGCATGGACCGGGACGTCCAGGGGGTGGCGGCCTTCTACGGCCTGCAGTTTCCGGCCCCCGAGCAGTTCCGGGAGCACCTTTTGTGGGCCAACATCCGCCTGGGGCGGGTGAGCAGCCGCTACTATTTCCTGAAGGAGGACGCCCGGGAGCAGCTGTCCGCCTGTCTGCGCCTGCGGCAGAGCCTGACCCGGCCGCACCACAGCCTGGAGGCCGGGGAGATCGTGGCCAGCACCCTGGAGGCGGTACGCCAGGACTTCGGCTTCGACCGGGTTTGCCTGCTGCGGGTCGACCCGGACAGCCGCAGCCTGGTGGTGGTGGACGCCCGGGACAGCCGCGGCCAGGCCGGCGGTCTGGTGGGCATCGGCATCGGCCTGCCGGCGGACGCCGGCGGCTTCCTGGAATGTCTGCGCCGCAAGGAGCCGGCGATCATCTCCGGCCGCACCGGCCACGAGGCCACGGTCCTGGCCCAGATGCGGGTGGCGGCCCTGGGCCTGGTGCCCTTCGGCATCGGCACCCCATCCGCCGCTGTGATTGGGGTCGATCATGCGGTCAGTCGCCGGCCCCTGGACATGGAGGCCCTCCGCTCCCTGGCCATCGTCGCCCACGAGCTGGGAGTAGCCTTGGAAAACGCCCGCCGCTTCGAGGAGCTGAAGACCCGGGCCAACCTGGACGGCCTCACCGGGGTGGCCAACCGGGCTGCCCTGGGCGAGGCCCTGGCCGTCGCCTGCCGGGGAGGACGGGATCTGCGGCCGTTCAGCATTGCCATGCTGGATGTGGATCATTTCAAGAGGTTCAACGACCGCTTCGGCCACCAGGCCGGTGACCGGGTCCTGGAGCTGGTGGCAAGCGCCTTGAAATCCGGCTCCCGGCCCAGCGATCTGGTGGGCCGCTACGGGGGCGAGGAGTTTCTGGTGCTGCTGGCCGGAGCGGACACGGCGGAGGCGGTGGGCTGTGCCGAGCGACTGCGCGCCGAGATCGAGGAGCTGGGCCGGCTTTTGGCCCGGCGCTTCACCGGCCACGCCCTGACCGTGAGCATCGGCGTCGCCACCACCATCCCCGGGGAGGAGGAGCCCGCCAACCTCGTGGAGCGGGCCGACCGCGCCCTGTACATGGCCAAGGCGGCCGGTCGCAACCGGGTGGTGTGCGCCCAGGCCGGCGGCTCGGCCGCCGCCCTCATGGCCGGCTAG
- a CDS encoding SpoIIE family protein phosphatase, with translation MPLVPHTLQQRLALYVLLPVAAILAAAGFGTFFYARDVLLDQWREATVLHLERSTHQVDMRLARVKDLITLFEGAASRPQSRPVQEAILGQLRSLPGVAAVHLTWCPGPTPDAASADAESLAACPVPAVRRQDLAVQFTPHRHGQVVGSPAIDDVSQHETVGVVAELVDQNGEGRGRLEVLVRFDHLMEAVVSSGWWQHSRAFLVDTGGRILTCTEGPGRSALAETGDPLEETVLKALQEEASGTVAGAGHPPEEVSAFHRLQEAPWTLVVFAPGRTVLAPIIGFRLYFGLAGLATILVIVAVIRLATARPAAAIRAVAQAAAGIAQGQFGPPLATTGHDEVAELVGRFNTMAVQLAERLRLKAGMDLAMEVQQSLLPERCLACDGLDVAGRSLYCEQTGGDYYDFLALAGPFGPRATIAVGDVTGHGIAAALLMTTARALIRARAVSSDRPGVLVDAVNRLLCLDTEPSGTFMTLFVASFCPETAEILWVRAGHEPASIYDPVTDRFEELRGEGLALGVRPDWTASEGSFRPWRPGQLLVVGTDGVWEATNPAGEAFGKERLQDLIRQHHAEPAARIVGAVMAALVAFHGSRPFQDDATLVVARLGPRPPDPAPAP, from the coding sequence ATGCCCCTTGTCCCTCACACCCTGCAACAGCGACTGGCCCTCTACGTCCTCCTGCCGGTGGCGGCCATCCTCGCCGCCGCCGGCTTTGGCACCTTCTTCTACGCCCGCGATGTCCTCCTGGACCAGTGGCGGGAGGCCACCGTCCTGCATCTGGAACGGTCCACCCATCAGGTGGATATGCGCCTGGCCCGGGTCAAGGACCTCATCACCCTTTTCGAAGGAGCCGCCAGCCGGCCCCAAAGCCGGCCGGTGCAGGAGGCCATTCTGGGCCAGCTGCGCAGCCTGCCGGGGGTGGCCGCGGTGCACCTGACCTGGTGCCCGGGCCCGACGCCGGATGCTGCCAGCGCCGATGCCGAGAGCCTGGCCGCCTGCCCGGTGCCCGCGGTGCGCCGCCAGGATCTCGCCGTGCAATTCACCCCCCACCGCCACGGACAGGTGGTCGGTTCCCCGGCCATCGACGACGTGTCGCAGCACGAAACCGTGGGGGTGGTCGCCGAGCTGGTGGATCAGAACGGGGAAGGCCGCGGCCGGCTGGAGGTGCTGGTCCGCTTCGACCACCTGATGGAGGCCGTGGTCAGCTCCGGCTGGTGGCAGCACAGCCGGGCCTTTCTGGTGGATACCGGCGGCAGGATCCTCACCTGCACGGAAGGCCCGGGCCGGAGCGCCCTGGCCGAGACGGGCGACCCTCTGGAAGAGACGGTCCTCAAGGCCCTGCAGGAGGAGGCCTCGGGCACCGTGGCCGGGGCCGGCCACCCGCCGGAGGAGGTGAGCGCCTTCCACCGGCTGCAGGAGGCCCCCTGGACCCTGGTGGTGTTTGCCCCTGGCCGGACGGTGCTGGCGCCCATCATCGGCTTCCGCCTGTACTTCGGCCTGGCCGGGCTGGCCACCATCCTGGTGATCGTCGCCGTCATCCGTCTGGCCACCGCACGGCCGGCCGCGGCCATCCGCGCCGTGGCCCAGGCGGCTGCGGGCATCGCCCAGGGTCAGTTCGGGCCACCCCTGGCCACGACTGGGCACGACGAGGTGGCGGAGCTGGTGGGCCGCTTCAATACCATGGCGGTGCAGCTGGCCGAGAGGTTGCGCCTGAAGGCGGGCATGGATCTGGCCATGGAGGTGCAACAGAGCCTCCTGCCGGAGCGCTGCCTGGCCTGCGATGGCCTCGATGTTGCCGGCCGCAGCCTCTACTGCGAGCAGACCGGTGGGGACTACTACGACTTCCTGGCCCTGGCCGGGCCCTTCGGCCCCCGGGCCACCATCGCCGTGGGGGATGTCACCGGCCACGGCATCGCCGCGGCCCTGCTCATGACCACGGCCCGGGCCCTGATCCGCGCCCGGGCGGTGAGCAGCGATCGACCCGGCGTGCTGGTCGATGCCGTCAACCGCCTGCTTTGCCTGGACACCGAGCCGAGCGGCACCTTCATGACCCTGTTTGTGGCCAGCTTCTGCCCGGAAACCGCCGAGATCCTCTGGGTGCGGGCCGGCCACGAGCCCGCTTCCATCTATGACCCGGTGACGGATCGCTTCGAGGAGCTGCGGGGGGAAGGGCTGGCCCTGGGGGTGCGGCCGGACTGGACCGCCAGCGAAGGCAGCTTCCGGCCGTGGCGGCCCGGGCAGCTCCTGGTGGTGGGCACCGACGGGGTGTGGGAGGCCACCAATCCGGCCGGCGAGGCCTTCGGCAAGGAACGTTTGCAGGACCTGATCCGGCAGCACCATGCCGAGCCGGCAGCCCGGATCGTCGGTGCGGTGATGGCGGCCCTGGTAGCCTTCCACGGCTCCCGCCCGTTCCAGGACGATGCCACCCTGGTGGTGGCGCGGCTCGGTCCCCGCCCTCCTGATCCGGCCCCCGCCCCCTAG
- a CDS encoding ABC transporter substrate-binding protein → MRRHTLGVAILVLVALGLACRGWATVSTPTAQVRASVDQVLGLLTAPELAAPEQRETRRDRIMAVVQSRFDFRDMAQRALARHWRDRSPAEQDHFVDLFGRLLKSSYVGKIEAYTDQTIVYEQETMTGEKAVVESAILNKGIKIPLHYRLKLAGDQWLVYDVVIEGVSLVSNYRSQFAQILERESFAELVRRLEERVRQVGEAD, encoded by the coding sequence ATGAGGCGGCACACCCTGGGGGTCGCCATACTGGTGCTGGTAGCCCTGGGCCTGGCCTGCCGGGGCTGGGCCACGGTGAGCACCCCAACCGCCCAGGTGCGTGCCTCGGTGGATCAGGTGCTGGGGCTGCTCACCGCGCCGGAGCTGGCTGCACCCGAGCAGCGGGAGACCCGCCGGGACCGGATCATGGCGGTGGTGCAGTCCCGCTTCGATTTCCGGGACATGGCCCAGCGGGCCCTGGCCCGGCATTGGCGGGACCGGTCGCCGGCCGAGCAGGACCATTTCGTGGATCTGTTCGGCCGGCTGCTGAAATCCTCGTACGTGGGCAAGATCGAGGCCTACACCGACCAGACGATCGTCTATGAGCAGGAGACGATGACCGGGGAGAAGGCGGTGGTGGAGAGCGCCATCCTCAACAAAGGGATCAAAATCCCTCTCCATTACCGTTTGAAGCTGGCTGGCGACCAGTGGCTGGTCTACGACGTGGTCATCGAAGGGGTCAGCCTGGTGAGCAACTACCGCAGCCAGTTCGCCCAGATCCTGGAGCGGGAGAGCTTTGCCGAGCTGGTCCGCCGTCTGGAGGAAAGGGTGCGCCAGGTGGGGGAGGCGGACTGA
- the mlaD gene encoding outer membrane lipid asymmetry maintenance protein MlaD → MKRFGVDFLVGLFLLAGFAAFAYLSISLGEFSPLSLQRTYPVTADFASVSGLKVGAEVEMAGVPIGRVSAIVLGERDQARVTMLIDNGVQITADAIASIKTQGIIGDKYIRIAQGGAPELVAAGGLITETESAVDLEELISKYVFGKV, encoded by the coding sequence ATGAAGCGCTTCGGCGTCGACTTCCTGGTGGGGCTGTTCCTGCTGGCCGGTTTTGCGGCCTTTGCCTATCTGTCCATCTCTCTTGGCGAGTTTTCTCCCTTGAGCCTGCAGCGCACCTATCCGGTGACCGCGGATTTTGCCTCGGTGTCCGGACTCAAGGTGGGGGCGGAGGTGGAGATGGCCGGGGTGCCCATCGGCCGGGTGTCGGCCATCGTACTGGGCGAGCGGGATCAGGCCCGGGTGACCATGCTCATCGACAACGGGGTGCAGATCACCGCGGATGCCATCGCCTCCATCAAGACCCAGGGCATCATCGGCGACAAGTACATCCGTATCGCCCAGGGCGGCGCACCGGAGCTGGTGGCAGCAGGGGGACTGATCACCGAGACCGAGTCGGCGGTGGACCTGGAGGAGCTCATCAGCAAATACGTGTTCGGCAAGGTCTGA
- a CDS encoding ABC transporter permease, which produces MLVDLIARLGNNSIYHVRDLGRMGIFLFSSVLGVFRRPFKLRPILNEIRIIGVKSVPVIVFTAAFTGLVLGLQGYYTLRKFGSEGMLGSAVALSLIRELGPVLTALMVTGRAGSAMCAEMGILRISEQIDALECMSIDPFRFLVAPKLIATLVSVPILALFFDVVGIGGGYVAGVLLFGVNSGAFLAGMEHSVVNEDINMGLVKSVVFALLIVWICTGRGYFVHAIRRAGYGAQSVSMVTTQAVVMSSIFVLVWDYLLTAILL; this is translated from the coding sequence ATGCTCGTCGATCTCATCGCCCGACTGGGCAACAATTCCATCTACCATGTCCGCGATCTGGGGCGGATGGGGATCTTCCTCTTCTCCTCGGTGCTGGGCGTCTTCCGGCGGCCTTTCAAGCTGCGGCCGATCCTCAACGAGATCAGGATCATCGGCGTCAAGTCCGTACCGGTGATCGTCTTTACGGCCGCCTTCACCGGCCTGGTTCTGGGCCTGCAAGGCTATTACACCCTGCGCAAGTTCGGCTCCGAAGGCATGCTGGGCTCGGCGGTGGCCTTGAGCCTCATCCGGGAGCTGGGGCCGGTGCTCACCGCCCTCATGGTCACCGGCCGGGCCGGGTCAGCCATGTGCGCCGAGATGGGCATCCTGCGCATCTCCGAGCAGATCGATGCCCTGGAGTGCATGTCCATCGATCCCTTCCGCTTTCTGGTGGCACCCAAGCTCATCGCCACCCTGGTCTCGGTGCCGATCCTGGCCCTGTTCTTCGACGTGGTGGGCATCGGGGGCGGCTACGTGGCCGGGGTGCTCCTCTTCGGGGTGAACAGCGGCGCCTTCCTGGCTGGCATGGAGCACTCGGTGGTCAACGAGGACATCAACATGGGCCTGGTGAAGTCGGTGGTCTTCGCCCTGCTCATCGTCTGGATCTGCACCGGCCGCGGCTACTTCGTGCACGCCATCCGGCGGGCTGGCTACGGCGCGCAGAGCGTCAGCATGGTCACCACCCAGGCGGTGGTGATGAGCTCCATCTTCGTTCTGGTCTGGGATTATCTCCTGACCGCCATCCTGTTATGA
- a CDS encoding NAD(P) transhydrogenase subunit alpha gives MEPVYLTFVFVMAIFLGFELISKVPSTLHTPLMSGSNAISGITLIGALATLKGEHSAVAIILGTCAVALATVNVVGGYAVTDRMLQMFRKKEDHR, from the coding sequence ATGGAACCGGTCTACCTGACCTTTGTCTTCGTGATGGCCATCTTCTTGGGCTTTGAGCTCATCTCCAAGGTGCCATCCACCCTGCACACGCCGCTCATGTCCGGCTCCAACGCCATCTCCGGCATCACCCTGATCGGCGCCCTGGCCACCCTCAAGGGCGAGCATTCTGCCGTGGCCATCATCCTCGGCACGTGCGCGGTGGCCCTGGCGACGGTGAACGTCGTCGGCGGCTACGCGGTCACCGACCGCATGCTGCAGATGTTCCGCAAGAAGGAGGACCACCGATGA
- a CDS encoding NAD(P)(+) transhydrogenase (Re/Si-specific) subunit beta: protein MSAELLINFVYVVSAALFVLGLKMLSSPATARRGNILSGVGMLVAVIFTLGYSGLSYGWIFFGVAIGAAFGLTAAHRVAMTAMPEMVALFNGFGGLASLLLAWAEYHQDPELSAFIGLVTVLTAFIGGVTFSGSMIAYGKLAEKISGRPVLFPRQHQVNAALLAVTVLAGLLFTLNPAGHYGLLALTMLVALAFGVLSVIPIGGADMPVVISLLNSYSGLAACAAGFVVHNNILIVAGALVGASGIILTRIMCRAMNRSLANVLFSGFGAAVRKEGKGVQGEVKPASAEDVYAILEAASSVAFVPGYGLAVAQAQHVVRELGDLLEKNGTEVVYAIHPVAGRMPGHMNVLLAEANVSYDQLVEMDDINPRMDSVDVCVVIGANDVVNPAALNDESSPIYGMPIIETHRAKTVIVLKRSMRPGFAGIENALFSYPNTRMYFGDAKASVQALVAEFKDAAA, encoded by the coding sequence ATGAGCGCGGAGCTCCTCATCAACTTCGTCTATGTGGTGTCCGCAGCGCTCTTCGTCCTCGGCCTGAAGATGCTGAGCTCGCCGGCCACTGCCCGGCGGGGCAACATCCTGTCCGGGGTGGGCATGCTGGTGGCGGTGATCTTCACCCTGGGCTATTCGGGCCTCAGCTACGGCTGGATCTTTTTCGGGGTGGCCATCGGCGCTGCCTTCGGTCTGACCGCCGCCCACCGGGTGGCCATGACCGCCATGCCGGAGATGGTGGCCCTGTTCAACGGCTTCGGCGGTCTGGCCAGCCTGCTCCTGGCCTGGGCCGAATACCACCAGGACCCGGAGCTGTCCGCCTTCATCGGTCTGGTGACGGTGCTGACCGCCTTCATCGGCGGCGTCACCTTTTCCGGCAGCATGATCGCCTACGGCAAGCTGGCCGAGAAGATTTCCGGCCGGCCGGTGCTCTTTCCTCGCCAGCATCAGGTCAATGCCGCGCTCCTCGCCGTCACCGTCCTCGCCGGCCTCCTCTTCACCCTGAATCCGGCTGGCCACTATGGGCTTCTGGCGCTGACTATGCTGGTGGCCCTGGCCTTCGGCGTCCTGTCGGTGATCCCCATCGGCGGCGCCGACATGCCGGTGGTGATCTCGCTCCTCAACAGCTACTCGGGCCTGGCGGCCTGCGCGGCCGGCTTCGTGGTCCACAACAACATCCTCATCGTGGCCGGCGCCCTGGTGGGCGCCTCGGGCATCATCCTCACCAGGATCATGTGCAGGGCCATGAACCGCTCCCTGGCCAATGTGCTCTTCAGCGGCTTCGGCGCCGCTGTCCGGAAGGAGGGCAAGGGGGTGCAAGGGGAGGTGAAGCCGGCCTCCGCCGAAGACGTCTACGCCATCCTGGAGGCGGCAAGCTCGGTGGCCTTCGTGCCTGGCTACGGCCTGGCCGTAGCCCAGGCCCAGCATGTGGTGCGGGAGCTGGGCGATCTCCTGGAGAAGAACGGCACCGAGGTGGTCTACGCCATCCACCCGGTGGCCGGCCGCATGCCCGGGCACATGAACGTTCTTCTCGCCGAGGCCAATGTCTCCTACGACCAGTTGGTGGAGATGGACGACATCAACCCGCGCATGGATTCCGTGGATGTCTGTGTGGTGATCGGCGCCAACGACGTGGTCAACCCGGCGGCCCTGAACGACGAGTCCAGCCCCATCTACGGCATGCCCATCATCGAGACCCACCGGGCCAAGACGGTGATCGTCCTCAAGCGCTCCATGAGGCCGGGCTTTGCCGGCATCGAGAACGCCCTCTTCTCGTATCCCAACACCCGCATGTACTTCGGCGACGCCAAGGCCTCTGTCCAGGCCCTGGTGGCCGAATTCAAAGACGCGGCCGCCTGA
- a CDS encoding DUF177 domain-containing protein, translated as MRIRFEDIPDQGLTVSLDDPSWLPGDELTVQGPIRARLHLERRGERVLCDLELVLSLILACDRCLGPLVLPVDERVQLVLEVAGAPEPDLGGGPEEEEDTDTVLLEEPVVEVESLLRQQLFLALPQKRLCADDCPGLCPVCGANRRLQACHCRPEIGRSPFAALATLAKGSGPGKD; from the coding sequence GTGCGCATCCGCTTTGAAGACATCCCGGACCAGGGGTTGACGGTCAGCCTCGACGATCCGAGCTGGCTCCCCGGGGATGAGCTCACCGTCCAGGGGCCGATCCGGGCCCGGCTGCATCTGGAGCGCCGGGGAGAGCGGGTGCTGTGCGACCTGGAGCTGGTGCTCAGCCTGATCCTGGCCTGCGATCGCTGCCTGGGGCCGTTGGTGCTGCCGGTGGACGAGCGGGTGCAGCTGGTCCTGGAGGTCGCCGGTGCCCCGGAGCCGGATCTTGGCGGCGGGCCGGAGGAAGAGGAAGACACCGACACCGTGCTCCTGGAGGAGCCGGTGGTGGAGGTGGAGAGCTTGCTGCGGCAGCAGCTTTTTCTGGCTCTGCCCCAGAAGAGGCTGTGCGCCGACGACTGCCCCGGATTGTGCCCGGTCTGCGGGGCGAACCGCCGGCTGCAGGCCTGCCACTGCCGGCCGGAGATCGGCCGATCCCCCTTCGCGGCTCTGGCGACTCTCGCCAAGGGGAGTGGCCCTGGCAAGGATTGA
- a CDS encoding cyclic nucleotide-binding domain-containing protein, protein MAEASGDVCQRLAAEELAQVFRFLSPEEAVALCAFLDYRQYPAGSIVIREHDPGDFMAFLVRGRLEARKETSFPGKFMTVAVFDPGTMVGEMAVIHEQQRSATVVARDDAVCLVLGREAMDELLVLHPALGIKILKRMLYVLSLRLKEADERLSWLL, encoded by the coding sequence ATGGCCGAGGCAAGCGGCGACGTCTGCCAGCGGCTGGCGGCCGAGGAACTGGCCCAGGTTTTCCGCTTCCTCTCCCCGGAAGAGGCGGTGGCTCTGTGCGCCTTTCTCGACTACCGGCAGTATCCCGCGGGCAGCATCGTCATCCGGGAGCACGACCCTGGCGACTTCATGGCCTTCCTGGTCCGGGGCCGCCTGGAGGCGCGCAAGGAGACGAGCTTTCCCGGCAAGTTCATGACCGTGGCCGTGTTCGACCCTGGGACCATGGTGGGGGAGATGGCGGTGATTCACGAGCAGCAGCGCTCGGCAACGGTGGTGGCCCGGGATGATGCGGTCTGTCTGGTCCTGGGGCGCGAGGCCATGGACGAGCTGCTGGTGCTCCACCCGGCCCTGGGCATCAAGATCCTGAAGCGGATGCTTTATGTGCTGAGCCTGCGGCTCAAGGAGGCAGACGAGCGCCTGTCCTGGCTGCTGTGA